In the genome of Helicovermis profundi, the window AACTTGGCAATCAGTTGAATCGCAAATATCAAAACCATATTCAATATGTTTATTTAAGTGACTATATGAGTAATTCCTAGCAGCTACAGCTTGTGCTTTAAGTGATTCGAGCGGCCAAGAACTACTCATCTCATTTGGAACAACTCCATACAAGTAGTCCTCTATATAGATATAATTTATTATAGAAATTCCGCTATTAACTACATTCTTTGCGCCAATTCCTCCCCTATAAGAGTATTTATCAGTATCTAAAAAATTCGAATCTAATGGTTTTACATAAAATTCGCCTTGAGAAGAATCATAATTAAAAACAGTGTTATTGCTAGAATCAACTAAGTCTATCGAATTATTATTTTTATATAAAAATACCTGATTAAGTGAAAATTTATTTTTAGTAATATTTATATTGTTTTGTCCTATTTCTTTATCTGCGTAATTACCATAGGCTAAAAACCATCCATCATCAAATGAAATAAAAACTTTATCATCTATTTTTTTAAATTCACCTATCTGTTTAAGTACATCAGCACTCGAAACGCTTTTATCTGTTAATCTAATATGGTAAGCCGAATTTTTATAAGTTAATTTTTTTTCTTTAGTCAATTCAAATAGAGAAATTTCAACATGATTTGCATGTAAAAACAAAGCAAACCCTGAACTTGAATTCAAAGAAAAGTTAGATGTGTTATTATTGTATTCAATTCCAACTCTTATAATAAAATCATTTGGAATAGTTAATGATGTATTTGCAAAAGCGTAATTGCTCATAAGAATTTG includes:
- a CDS encoding SpoIID/LytB domain-containing protein codes for the protein MKKNIIFLLIIFQILMSNYAFANTSLTIPNDFIIRVGIEYNNNTSNFSLNSSSGFALFLHANHVEISLFELTKEKKLTYKNSAYHIRLTDKSVSSADVLKQIGEFKKIDDKVFISFDDGWFLAYGNYADKEIGQNNINITKNKFSLNQVFLYKNNNSIDLVDSSNNTVFNYDSSQGEFYVKPLDSNFLDTDKYSYRGGIGAKNVVNSGISIINYIYIEDYLYGVVPNEMSSSWPLESLKAQAVAARNYSYSHLNKHIEYGFDICDSTDCQVYSGTKKEAEGSSFAVDLTKGELLLYNNTLVEAYFHSNSGGHTESSENIWSSVVPYLRGVKDNYSLNEPNSIWSKTFTPEEIEKKLADRSIYIGKLEDVTINHKSENGRVLSISFKGSNTNVELKKEKIRSIFGYNIIKSIWYSVIKDNEVSIINSMNYGKISLKKVTLLSANGKTNSNNKYYQVFNGNIKKKIYSSSNSYTFEGKGYGHGLGMSQWGAKKMAEEGYTYEQILSHYYTDTVLNK